A window of Solanum stenotomum isolate F172 chromosome 3, ASM1918654v1, whole genome shotgun sequence contains these coding sequences:
- the LOC125858234 gene encoding proteinase inhibitor type-2-like isoform X1 yields MAVHKQVSFLAYLLLVLGLLLLVSTVEHVDAKACTKECGNLGYGICPRSEGSTENPICTNCCAGYKGCNYYSANGIFICEGQSDPKNPKACPRNCDPHIAYSKCLRSRGKTLIYPTGCTTCCTGYKDCYYFGKDGKFVCE; encoded by the exons atGGCTGTTCACAAACAAGTTAGTTTCCTTGCTTACCTACTACTTGTTCTTG GATTATTACTACTTGTAAGCACGGTGGAACATGTTGATGCCAAGGCTTGTACTAAAGAATGTGGTAATCTTGGCTATGGGATATGCCCACGTTCAGAAGGAAGTACGGAAAATCCCATATGCACCAACTGTTGTGCAGGTTATAAAGGTTGCAATTATTATAGTGCTAATGGGATTTTCATTTGCGAAGGACAATCTGACCCAAAAAACCCAAAAGCTTGCCCCCGAAATTGTGATCCACACATTGCCTATTCAAAGTGTCTTCGTTCCAGAGGAAAGACGCTAATATATCCCACGGGATGTACCACATGTTGCACAGGGTACAAGGATTGCTACTATTTCGGTAAAGATGGCAAGTTTGTGTGTGAATGA